From Acidovorax sp. FHTAMBA, one genomic window encodes:
- a CDS encoding DUF1841 family protein, whose protein sequence is MFSPSQADVRRFLCGVHAKTQSGAPMEAIETLASLWIAEHPEYHTDLSDADAAVTRNYDETPGQTNPFLHLSMHLSISEQCSIDQPRGIRQAVELLTARLDSLHDAHHATMDCLGEMLWESQRAGRPPDGDAYIACVQRRATRD, encoded by the coding sequence ATGTTCAGCCCCTCCCAAGCCGATGTGCGCCGCTTCCTGTGCGGCGTTCACGCCAAGACCCAGAGCGGCGCCCCCATGGAAGCCATCGAGACGCTGGCGAGCCTGTGGATCGCCGAGCACCCCGAGTACCACACCGACCTGTCCGATGCCGATGCGGCCGTCACTCGTAACTACGACGAAACACCGGGGCAGACCAACCCGTTTTTGCACCTGTCGATGCACCTGTCCATCAGCGAACAATGCAGCATCGACCAGCCGCGTGGTATCCGGCAGGCAGTAGAGCTGCTGACAGCCCGGCTCGACTCGCTGCACGACGCCCACCACGCCACCATGGACTGCCTGGGCGAGATGCTGTGGGAGAGCCAGCGCGCGGGCCGACCGCCCGATGGCGATGCCTACATCGCCTGCGTTCAGCGGCGCGCCACCCGCGACTGA
- a CDS encoding DUF3429 domain-containing protein, with amino-acid sequence MKPSRKATSSRPPANSPGQSTPHAVAWLGYGGLVPFVALAAASLLAPDHRSLWSPALIAYGAVILSFVGALHWGFAMTAPQMPARQRTIHYVWSVVPALLAWPTPLLPVAAGALILILGFVAHLVLDFSLVRTTPVHSWYLPLRLQLTATACICLGLGAWAASR; translated from the coding sequence ATGAAACCGTCCAGAAAAGCGACTTCCAGCCGCCCCCCAGCCAACTCGCCCGGGCAATCCACGCCACATGCTGTCGCCTGGCTGGGGTACGGAGGCCTGGTGCCATTCGTGGCCCTGGCAGCAGCCAGCCTGCTGGCACCCGACCACCGGTCTCTGTGGAGCCCCGCGCTGATTGCCTACGGCGCCGTGATCCTGAGCTTTGTCGGCGCCTTGCACTGGGGCTTTGCAATGACCGCGCCGCAAATGCCAGCGCGGCAGCGCACGATCCACTATGTGTGGAGCGTGGTCCCGGCGCTGCTGGCATGGCCCACTCCGCTGCTGCCCGTCGCTGCGGGCGCGCTGATTCTCATCCTGGGATTTGTTGCACACCTGGTGCTGGACTTCAGCCTGGTGCGGACCACGCCGGTGCACAGTTGGTATCTGCCACTGCGCCTGCAACTGACCGCCACGGCCTGCATCTGCCTGGGCCTGGGGGCCTGGGCTGCGAGTCGCTGA
- a CDS encoding IS3 family transposase (programmed frameshift) yields the protein MESGIKRTQRDYTLAFKLVVVEQVEKGELTYKEAQRKYGIQGRSTVLVWLRKHGRLGWSPAASSAAMPLDKTKGPLTPEQQIKALQVQLEQAQEKAKLFEAVIDVLRKDYGVRVKKAFGQVLSQNLVAGLSVKRACQHMGHSRQAYYQGRRREADRLANAQAVVELVREQRMRQPRIGTRKLHHLLQEPLQRQAIALGRDAMFDILRNARLLVAPRRAYHKTTDSHHRFRRHPNLLKAGPQQIHASASEQVWVADITYLPTHGKFVYLSLVTDAYSRKIVGWHVHESLQTEEVAQAMKMALSGRRTRQQLVHHSDRGIQYCSTYYQALHKHHGVTCSMTDGYDCYQNALAERVNGILKTEFLLQRPADLAQARRMVEQSVRIYNCERPHLSLKMQTPDAVHRASLAG from the exons ATGGAATCAGGCATAAAACGCACGCAGCGCGACTACACACTGGCCTTTAAATTGGTGGTGGTAGAGCAGGTAGAAAAAGGCGAGCTCACCTATAAAGAGGCGCAGCGCAAGTACGGCATCCAGGGGCGCTCGACGGTGCTGGTGTGGCTGCGCAAGCACGGACGCCTGGGCTGGAGTCCTGCGGCATCATCTGCAGCCATGCCACTAGACAAGACCAAAGGACCGCTCACGCCCGAGCAGCAGATCAAGGCGCTGCAGGTGCAGCTCGAACAGGCGCAGGAGAAGGCCAAGCTGTTTGAAGCCGTCATCGATGTGCTGCGCAAGGACTACGGGGTGCGCGTC AAAAAAGCCTTTGGGCAAGTCCTCTCGCAAAACCTCGTCGCAGGGTTGAGCGTGAAGAGGGCTTGCCAGCATATGGGCCACAGCCGTCAGGCGTACTACCAGGGCAGGCGCCGCGAGGCCGATCGCCTGGCGAATGCGCAGGCGGTGGTGGAGCTGGTGCGCGAGCAGCGCATGCGCCAGCCACGCATAGGCACGCGCAAGCTGCACCACTTGCTGCAGGAGCCGCTGCAGCGCCAGGCAATAGCGCTGGGCCGCGATGCGATGTTCGACATCCTGCGCAACGCCAGGCTGCTGGTGGCGCCCCGGCGGGCGTACCACAAGACGACCGACAGCCACCACCGCTTCAGGCGCCATCCGAACCTGCTCAAAGCAGGGCCACAGCAGATTCACGCCAGCGCCAGCGAACAGGTCTGGGTAGCAGACATCACCTACTTACCCACACACGGCAAGTTCGTCTATCTGAGCCTGGTTACGGATGCGTACTCCAGGAAGATCGTCGGCTGGCACGTGCACGAGAGCCTGCAGACCGAAGAGGTAGCGCAGGCCATGAAGATGGCGCTATCGGGTCGGCGCACTCGCCAGCAACTGGTGCACCACTCCGACAGAGGCATCCAGTATTGCTCGACGTACTACCAGGCCCTGCACAAGCACCACGGCGTGACCTGCTCGATGACGGACGGCTACGATTGCTATCAGAACGCACTGGCCGAGCGGGTCAACGGCATTCTGAAGACCGAATTTTTGTTGCAGCGCCCTGCGGATCTCGCCCAGGCCAGACGCATGGTTGAGCAGTCGGTGCGCATCTACAACTGCGAGCGGCCACACCTATCGCTGAAAATGCAAACGCCCGATGCGGTGCATCGGGCGTCGTTGGCCGGATAG